The following coding sequences lie in one Kitasatospora azatica KCTC 9699 genomic window:
- a CDS encoding AfsR/SARP family transcriptional regulator: MEFGLLGPLHVHDGTQALSLPATKQRIILAALLLRPGSIVTLDELIDAVWDGEPPQGALITLRNHVMRLRRTLGPEAGGRIRTRAPGYVIEVRPGELDLDLLSSHHAAGRAACRAEQWHLAAEQLNAALRLWRGEPLVDVPSETLRSAHRSHFEQVRLEVLRWRIEADLQQGLHEQLVAELRTLVRDQPLHERFRAQLMLALYRADRQSEALAEYRAARTVLVEELGVEPSAELAELHDQILHGAPTLGLHAAPTLAGTPARPTAVPRNDLPRDVSDFTGREAELSLLLAGPQPGSTATRVAAIDGMPGVGKTALAVHAAHRLAGQYRDGQLFLDLHGHTAGRQPLDPAQALARLLTALGVPESAIPQDVEESAALWRAECDGRSLVIVLDNAADAEQVRPLLPGSSRCQVLVTSRRRLFGLDGVDPLSLDVLEPATATALFVRIAGPARGQEPAAELAEAVALCGRLPLALRVAAARLRSRPAWTVGDLNRRLRAHRDRAEPDTDHREVTAAFALSYEQLEPEQRRMFRLLGLLPGTDTDGAAAAALAACDEDEAVELLELLLDCHLLQQRASDRFGLHDLLRDHARRTVTAEEPPTPRQAAVRRLLDHYRWRAAAAMDVIVPQERFNRPTVEPLGPGFDAVPDAVAWLDAERANLVAAVGLTDFPVHQIDLSTILARYLERGAHYADALTVHTAALTAARERGDRSGEAGTLRFLGLTVMHRGMHEQALAHLQDAVRVYQTLPPSPGLSATLLNIGVVCGRTGRLDEGAEYFARGLASAREVGEPVQEATALLNLGVIRRRQGRFAEALTNLEQALTAKERLGDRVGESIARDNLGVVCRRLGRLDEALEHHRRALELDRECNDRGGEAITLDNLGLVHQRRGELDAALELFQQALELSRTIEERSGETVALGNIGTVSRSQGRLAEALAHHQEALAIARELEFPLVLAEARNNLGETLCAVGSPKEALAEHQAALELAEGCGDPFEAARSHDCLGTAQHSLGDSEAALEHHRRAYADYQRLGVPEAAALLAAGCCAVASSGTAAAESADVADAPDGVG, from the coding sequence ATGGAGTTCGGGCTGTTGGGGCCGTTGCACGTGCACGACGGCACCCAGGCGCTGTCGCTGCCGGCCACCAAGCAACGGATCATCCTCGCTGCGCTGTTGCTGCGGCCCGGGTCGATCGTCACCCTTGACGAACTCATCGACGCCGTCTGGGACGGCGAGCCGCCGCAGGGCGCGCTGATCACCTTGCGCAACCACGTGATGCGACTGCGCCGCACTCTCGGCCCGGAGGCCGGCGGGCGGATCCGCACCCGGGCGCCCGGCTATGTGATCGAGGTCCGGCCGGGCGAGCTCGACCTTGACCTGCTGAGCAGCCACCATGCGGCGGGCCGGGCGGCCTGCCGGGCCGAGCAGTGGCACCTGGCCGCCGAGCAGCTCAACGCGGCGCTGCGGCTGTGGCGGGGCGAACCGCTGGTGGACGTGCCCAGCGAGACGCTGCGCAGCGCGCACCGCTCGCACTTCGAGCAGGTCCGCCTCGAGGTGCTGCGCTGGCGGATCGAGGCGGACCTGCAGCAGGGCCTGCACGAGCAACTCGTCGCCGAGCTGCGCACGCTGGTGCGCGACCAGCCGCTGCACGAGCGGTTCCGGGCCCAGTTGATGCTGGCCCTCTACCGCGCCGACCGGCAGAGCGAGGCGCTGGCCGAGTACCGGGCGGCACGCACCGTGCTGGTCGAGGAGCTCGGCGTCGAGCCGTCCGCCGAACTCGCCGAGCTGCACGACCAGATCCTGCACGGCGCCCCGACCCTCGGCCTGCACGCCGCCCCGACCCTCGCCGGCACGCCGGCCCGGCCCACCGCCGTGCCCCGCAACGACCTGCCGCGCGACGTGAGCGACTTCACCGGCCGGGAGGCGGAGTTGAGCCTGCTGCTGGCCGGCCCGCAGCCGGGGTCCACCGCCACCCGGGTGGCGGCGATCGACGGGATGCCCGGCGTCGGCAAGACCGCGCTGGCCGTGCACGCCGCCCACCGGCTGGCCGGGCAGTACCGCGACGGCCAGCTCTTCCTGGACCTGCACGGCCACACCGCCGGGCGCCAACCCTTGGACCCCGCCCAGGCGTTGGCGCGTCTGCTGACCGCGCTCGGGGTGCCGGAGAGCGCCATCCCGCAGGACGTCGAGGAGAGCGCGGCGCTGTGGCGGGCCGAGTGCGACGGCCGCTCGCTGGTCATCGTGCTGGACAACGCCGCCGACGCCGAGCAGGTCCGCCCGCTGCTGCCGGGCAGCTCGCGCTGCCAGGTGCTGGTCACCTCGCGCCGTCGGCTGTTCGGCCTCGACGGCGTCGACCCGCTCTCCCTGGACGTGCTCGAACCGGCCACCGCCACCGCGCTGTTCGTCCGGATCGCCGGTCCGGCGCGCGGCCAGGAGCCGGCCGCCGAGCTGGCCGAGGCGGTCGCGCTCTGCGGCCGGCTGCCGCTCGCCCTGCGGGTCGCCGCCGCCCGGTTGCGCAGCAGACCGGCCTGGACGGTGGGTGACCTCAACCGCCGACTGCGGGCGCACCGGGATCGCGCCGAGCCCGACACCGACCACCGCGAGGTGACCGCCGCCTTCGCCCTCTCCTACGAACAACTCGAGCCCGAGCAGCGGCGGATGTTCCGGCTGCTCGGCCTGTTGCCCGGCACCGACACCGACGGTGCGGCGGCCGCCGCGCTGGCCGCCTGCGACGAGGACGAGGCGGTGGAACTGCTGGAGCTGCTGCTCGACTGCCACCTGCTGCAGCAGCGCGCCAGCGACCGGTTCGGCCTGCACGACCTGCTGCGCGACCACGCCCGCCGGACCGTCACCGCCGAGGAGCCGCCGACACCCCGTCAGGCGGCGGTGCGCCGACTGCTCGACCACTACCGGTGGCGCGCGGCCGCGGCGATGGACGTGATCGTGCCGCAGGAGCGGTTCAACCGGCCCACCGTGGAGCCGCTGGGCCCCGGGTTCGACGCCGTCCCGGATGCCGTCGCCTGGCTGGACGCCGAGCGGGCCAACCTGGTCGCGGCCGTCGGCCTGACCGACTTCCCGGTCCACCAGATCGACCTGTCCACGATCCTCGCCCGCTACCTGGAACGCGGCGCCCACTACGCCGATGCGCTGACCGTGCACACCGCCGCGCTCACCGCCGCCCGGGAACGCGGCGACCGGTCGGGCGAGGCTGGCACGCTGCGCTTCCTCGGGCTGACCGTGATGCATCGCGGCATGCATGAGCAAGCGCTTGCTCATCTGCAGGACGCGGTCCGGGTGTACCAGACCCTGCCGCCCTCCCCGGGCCTGTCCGCGACCCTGCTCAACATCGGCGTGGTCTGCGGCCGGACGGGTCGGCTCGACGAGGGGGCGGAGTACTTCGCCCGCGGCCTCGCCAGCGCGCGCGAAGTCGGCGAGCCGGTGCAGGAGGCCACCGCGCTGCTCAACCTCGGGGTGATCCGCCGCCGCCAAGGCCGGTTCGCCGAGGCGCTGACCAACCTGGAACAGGCGCTGACGGCGAAGGAGCGGCTGGGCGACCGGGTCGGCGAGAGCATCGCCCGCGACAACCTCGGCGTGGTCTGCCGCCGCCTCGGCCGGCTGGACGAGGCCCTGGAACACCACCGCCGAGCCCTGGAACTCGACCGCGAGTGCAACGACCGCGGGGGCGAGGCGATCACCCTGGACAACCTCGGCCTGGTCCACCAGCGCCGCGGCGAGCTGGACGCCGCGCTCGAACTGTTCCAGCAGGCCCTGGAGTTGAGTCGGACGATCGAGGAGCGCAGCGGCGAGACCGTCGCGCTCGGCAACATCGGCACGGTCAGCCGCTCGCAGGGCCGACTGGCCGAGGCCCTCGCCCACCACCAGGAGGCGCTGGCCATCGCCCGCGAGCTGGAGTTCCCGCTGGTCCTCGCCGAGGCCCGCAACAACCTCGGCGAGACACTGTGCGCCGTCGGCTCCCCGAAGGAGGCGCTGGCCGAGCACCAGGCCGCGCTGGAGCTCGCCGAGGGCTGCGGCGACCCGTTCGAGGCGGCCCGCTCGCACGACTGCCTCGGCACCGCGCAGCACAGCCTCGGCGATTCGGAGGCCGCCCTCGAACACCACCGCCGGGCCTACGCCGACTACCAGCGGCTCGGGGTGCCGGAGGCGGCGGCGCTGCTGGCGGCCGGGTGCTGCGCGGTGGCTTCGAGCGGGACTGCCGCCGCGGAGAGCGCTGATGTCGCTGACGCCCCGGACGGCGTCGGCTAG